A DNA window from Drosophila virilis strain 15010-1051.87 chromosome 4, Dvir_AGI_RSII-ME, whole genome shotgun sequence contains the following coding sequences:
- the LOC116651398 gene encoding angiopoietin-related protein 2-like, which produces MTEKLSILFLVAVLFIITAHANLLEILRIQNQLKNSYYDIEKLQAKYKSKVEEAIIMEKETTMQDLKIKINDELSKCREQNSAFDVLNKIYSEQIIELQNRANSDAAMLAEKDRQIEEGLATMATFTTIINEQAKQIEILKDDAAVKSQIILNMNIKTKDIADTLNNLKDFETSTKPDFEANSCLPFGDSSDVHLIKVDEGDAFPVSCDSRLDGPGWTVVQRRLDGSIKFNRSWLEYQKGFGNLSGEFFIGLDKLHRITTAQPHELFVHLTDFNNESSHAYYDKIVVAGESQQYALTELGEYSGNAGDSMRDNEHQKFTTYDRDNDQSQFNCAQTCLGGWWYNNCGLSNLNGQYAKRDEYYDNSEYGIFWDEWQGPGYTLQSVQMMIRPKILTDK; this is translated from the exons ATGACGGAAAAATTAAGTATCTTATTTCTAGTTGCAGTGTTATTTATAATCACGGCACACGCGAATTTATTGGAAATACTTAGAATACAAAATCAGCTAAAAAACTCATATTACGATATTGAAAAACTGCAGGCGAAATATAAAAGTAAGGTCGAGGAAGCAATCATAATGGAAAAGGAAACAACAATGCAAGATCTGAAGATCaaaataaatgacgagttgtCAAAGTGTCGAGAGCAGAACTCGGCTTTTGATGTACTCAACAAGATTTACTCAGAGCAAATCATTGAGCTACAGAATAGGGCCAATTCAGATGCAGCCATGTTGGCGGAAAAGGATCGTCAGATCGAGGAAGGACTTGCCACAATGGCAACCTTCACGACAATCATCAACGAGCAGGCTaagcaaatagaaatattGAAAGACGATGCCGCAGTCAAATCACAAATAATCCTAAACATGaatatcaaaacaaaagataTTGCAGATACGCTGAACAATTTGAAAGATTTCGAAACGAGTACGAAACCGGATTTTGAAGCCAACAGCTGTCTGCCATTTGGAGACTCTTCGGATGTGCATTTAATAAAGGTAGACGAAGGAGATGCCTTCCCGGTGTCCTGCGATTCCCGTTTGGATGGCCCCGGCTGGACAGTTGTGCAGCGTCGCCTGGATGGGAGCATAAAATTCAACCGAAGCTGGCTGGAATACCAGAAGGGATTTGGTAATTTGAGCGGCGAATTTTTCATTGGACTCGATAAGTTGCATCGCATTACCACGGCCCAGCCACACGAACTATTTGTGCACCTAACCGATTTCAACAATGAGAGCAGCCATGCCTATTACGATAAGATCGTTGTCGCTGGCGAGAGCCAACAATATGCACTGACCGAGCTGGGGGAGTACTCCGGCAATGCTGGTGACTCGATGCGCGATAATGAGCATCAAAAGTTCACCACCTATGACAGGGATAACGACCAGAGCCAATTTAACTGCGCCCAGACCTGTTTAGGTGGTTGGTGGTACAACAACTGCGGCTTAAG CAATCTAAACGGACAGTACGCAAAGCGCGATGAGTATTATGATAATTCCGAGTATGGCATATTTTGGGATGAGTGGCAGGGACCGGGGTATACTCTGCAATCAGTGCAGATGATGATCAGACCTAAAATATTAACAGATAAATGA